The DNA sequence GGAGGCGGGCTCGCAGGCATGCGGCAGCGCATTGAGATGATCGGCGGGGAGTTCCGTGCTGGGTGGGCGGAGGATGGCTGGACAGTTTCGGCCAGCGTCCCGTTGGAACCCAATGGGACACCGTGCCGCGCGCGGCGAAAGGTGTTATGGCGTCATGACTGATACCGAGGTAGGCGTGCTGCTGGTCGACGATCAAGAGCTGGTGCGCACGGGGTTGCGCCGGATTCTGCGTCGTAAGGACGGGTTCTCGATTGTGGGAGAGTGTGCCGACGGTAGCGAGGTAGCGGCGGCGGTGGTGCGGGGGCGACCCGACGTGGTGGTGATGGACCTGCGCATGAAGCAGATGAGCGGAATCGAGGCCATCCGGTTGCTTCATGCCGCCGATGGGCCGCCCGCGTTGGCGCTCACCACATTTGATGACGATGAACTTCTCTCCGGGGCGCTGCGTGCGGGCGCTGCGGGGTTCATCCTGAAGGACTCGCCCGCAGAGGAGCTGGTCCGGGCCGTGCACGCCGTGGCCCGCGGTGAGGCATATCTGGATCCTGCGGTGACATCGCGGGTGCTCAGCGCCTATCGGCGCGCACCGGCTGCCACCACTGGTCATGCTGAGGACAAGCTCACCGTGCGGGAGATGGATGTGTTGGCGCTCATCGCTTCCGGCGCCACCAACTCCGAAATCGCCGAGCAGCTGGTGATATCCGAGGTGACGGTCAAGAGCCACATCGGACGCATCTTCGTCAAACTCGATCTACGAGACCGGGCCGCGGCCATTGTGTACGCCTACGACCAGGGCATCGCGACTCCTAAATAGGCTTACCGGGTATTACTTCTCGCGAAGCGCCGCGATGGCGTCGTGGAGCTCTTCAAGCTCGCGCCGCAGGTAATCGCGGGTGGTGACCTCGCCCACCGCGAGCCGTAGCGCCGCCAGCTCCCGCGCAAGGTACTCGGTGTCGGCCTTGGTTTGTTCGGCCCGGCGCCGGTCCTCTTCCAGCGACACCCGGTCGCGGTTCTCCTGGCGGTTCTGGGCCAGCAGGATCAGCGGCGCGGCGTAGGCAGCTTGGGTGGAGAAGGCGAGGTTGAGCAGAATGAACGGATACGGATCCCATTGCAGGGTGACCGCGGAGAGATTCAGGATGATCCAGACGATGACGAACACCGTCTGCATGGCCAGGTAGCGTCCAGTGCCCAGGAACCGGGCGATGTTCTCGCTGACCCTGCCGACCGCCTCGACGTCGAGACCGAGAGACAGACCGCGGGAGGTGCGCGGGGTATCGAGCCGCTGTCGTGCAGATGCGTCGCTCATGAACGGTCACCCCCCGACACGCTTTCGGGTTCGTCGGCGCGCCAGCCGTCGGGCATCAGGTGATCCAGCACGTCGTCGACCGTCACGGCGCCGAGCAAGTGGTTCTCCCTGTCGATCACGGGACCGCACACCAGGTTGTACGCGGCGAAGTAGCGGGTTACCTCGGCCAATGGCGCCTCGGCATCCAGATAGGGCAGGTCGGTATCGAGAATGCCGCCGACTATCGCATAGGGGGGTTCGCGCAGCAGTCGCTGCAGGTGCACACATCCGAGGTAGCGGCCGGTGGGTGTCGCCGTGGGTGGCCTGACCACGAATATCAGTGAGGACAGCGCCGGTGTCAGGTCCGGATCACGCACGCGGGCAAGGGCTTCGGCGACGGTGGTATTCGGGCTCAGGATCACCGGTTCCGGGGTCATCATGCCGCCGGCGGTGTTGGGGGAGTGGGTGAGCAACCGTCGGACGGGTTCGGAATCCTCCGGATCCATCAGTGCAAGAAGGGATTCGGCCTCCGCAGGGGACAGTTCTCCCAGCAGGTCGGCGGCGTCGTCGGGGTCCATGGCCTCTAGGACGTCCGCGGCCCGTTCATCTTCCAGCTTGGTGAGTACCTCGGCCTGATCATCCTCGGGAAGCTCCTGGAGGATGTCGGCCAGCCGTTCGTCGTCGAACGCGGCCAGTACCTCGTCGCGTCGCTTGGGCGGTAGTTCGCGGATGGCGTCGGCTACCTCGACCGGCCGCATGCCCTCGAACTGGAGCATCAGCTGGGCGACGCCCTGTCCGGGCAGGTTCAGTGCCGACGGCGTCAACCCGTGAATGTGATTCCATCCGGTGACCTGCACACCGCTGCGCCGTCCGAGCCGCCGAGGGCTTCGCACCGCCACGCGGGTGACCACCCAGTCGCGGGTGCGCGTCTGTTCGATGCCCAGGTCCACCACGACTAGATCGACATCATGGAACTGGTCGAGCTCGGGGTCGTCGGTGCGCACGGTGGTGTCCAGGACCTGTCCGAGCACCAGCGCCTCACTGGGACGCTGTTCAAATCGGCGTAGAGAGACGTTTCCGGTGTTCAGCGTCACCGATCCGGGCTCGATGGCGGTGACCCGCAGCATGGGTACGAAGATCCTTCGGCGCGTGAGCATTTCGACGACAAGACCGATGACCCGCGGCTGTTTTCGGGTAACGCCAATGGCGATCACGACATCGCGCACCCGTCCGATTGACTCGCCGTCCGGGCCGAGTACCACCAGGCCTGAGAGCCTGGCTGCGAACACCTTGCTCACTGCGGCCATGACAGCAAGGTTAGGGGGTCGGCCTGTCGGTGCCCTCCGCCGGTGTCGCGAGTTGGGTGGTTAGGAGCCGATTCCGCCGTACATGAGGGCGATGACGGCGGCCGAGAATCGCTCGCTGTCCTGCACCTCGCCGCCCCGCGAGGCGTGCAAGCCGGTGGCCAGGATCATTCCGGTCACCGCTCGGGCTGTGTACTCTGTGTCGAGATCGGCACGGAGATAGCCTTTTTCGACTCCGTGGCGCAGGTAGGCCTCGGTCAGTTGGTCACTTGTGGCGAGCATTCCGAAGACGCGCTCGCGGAGCTCATTGTCGACCGAGCCCGCTTCCAGCAGAAGCAGCGGCAACTGGGGGTTATCCCGGAACAGGTCGGCGAGGGCGGCGCCGATGCGCACCGACTGTTGGCGGTACTGCTCGATATCGTCGGCGAGCCCTGCCGCGTTCTCCGCGCCGATCGCGTGAAAGATCTGCCCGGTGACGTCGTCGATGACATGCTCGATAATGTCCCGCTTGCTCTTGAAATACCGGTAGAAGGTCCCATGGCCTATCCCGATCCGCCCGGCGATATCCGCGACGCCCGTCGCGTGGTAGCCCTGCTCGGCGAAGCACGCAAAGGCGGCGTCCAGAATCTCCTGCCGCATCTCGAGCTTCTTGCGCTCGGCGCGGCTGAGTGTGGACGGGCTGGACGTCATAAGTGGCGATCCTACCGACCTTGACACCTATCAGGAATGACATATCATTCCGAAACTGACAAGCCATTCCGTTGGAGGTTGATGTGAGTCGTTATCCGAAGATCGAGCTGCCCGGCGCGGTGGTCGTCATCACCGGCGGAGCCAGGGGAATCGGCGCCGCCACCGCGCGCCTTTTCGCCGAGAAGGGCGCCGATGTCTGGATCGGTGACGTCGACGATGTGGTTGCCAAAGAGACCGCGAACACGATCCCGCGCGCGCAGGCCGGCGCTCTCGATGTCACCAAGCCCGAGTCTTGGACCTCTTTTCTTGATCGAGTGCGCGCGGAGTCCGGTCCTGTCGACATCCTGATCAACAACGCGGGCGTCATGCCGCTGGGCGGATTCGTCGAGGAGAACGAGCGCACCACCGATCTGATTCTCGATGTGAACGTGCGCGGCCCGCTCAACGGCGCGCGCGCCGCGTTGCCGGAGATGGTGGCGCGCGGACGCGGGCACATCGTCAACGTGGCCTCAATGGCCGGCAAGCTCGCCGTCCCCGGCATGGTCACCTACAACGCGTCCAAGTTCGGTGCGGTGGGACTTTCCGTGGCGCTACGCAAGGAGTACGGCGACAGCGGCGTCAGCATCAGCTCCGTACTGCCGAGCGCGGTCCGGACCGAGCTGGCCTCGGGCGCGCCGCTGGGCAAGGGCATGCCGACCGTCGACCCGGAGGACGTGGCCGCCGCGATCGTGCGCAGCATCGACACCCGTCGCGCGCAGATCTCCGTGCCGGGCTGGCTCGCGTTCGTGTGGGGACTGGTGGAGCTGTTTGTGCCGGAACCGGTTGAGCGACTTGGCCGCCGACTCATCGATGATCGCCGGGCATTGACGTCGCTGGATCTGAACGCGCGTGGTGCCTACATCGAACGCATCGAGCGTCAGAGCCAGGAGCACCAGAAGTGAGCGACCGGCGCCAGCCCAAGGTCGTCGTCGTCGGCGCCGGCATGGCCGGAATCGCGGTGGGACACAAGCTTAAAGAAGCTGGCTTCGACGATTTCACCATCCTGGAGAAGGGTGATGACGTCGGCGGTGTCTGGTACTGGAACCGCTATCCGGGACTGACCTGCGACGTGCCCTCGCAGGCCTACCAATACCCGTTCGCGCCACGGATGGACTGGCCGCGACTCTTCGCTACGGGTGGAGAGATCCAGGCATATCACCGCCAGGTCGCCGAGGATCTCGGTGTGATGTCGCATATTCGGTGCGGGCAGGAAGTCACGGCGGCGGCGTTCACCGGGGCGGGCTGGCGGGTGACCACCGCGGCGGGGGAGACCCTGGAGTGCGATTTCCTGATCGCCGCCACCGGCGTGTTGCACCACCCGAACATTCCCGACATTCCCGGCCTCGACAGCTTCCAGGGCAAGGTGGTGCACACCGCGCGCTGGGATGATTCAGTGGTGCTGGAAGGAAAGCGCGTCGCCGTGATTGGCACGGGTTCTACTGGTGTGCAGGTGGTTTCGGCAATGCAGCCCGTTGTCGATCAGGTGACGTCATTCATCCGGACCCCGCAATGGGTGCTGTGGGCGCCGATGGCGATGCGCCAGCCAAAGTTCGTCGCCAAGGTGTTGGAGGCCCTGCCCACCGAACGCATCGTGCGATTCAGCGCGTTGACGGGCACCGATGCGCTGGTGAACATCGTGACCCGGCCCGGCTGGGGCCGGCGGTTGGTGCAGCAGTATGCGCGGGCGTGCCTGCACCTGATTCGCGACAAGGAGCTGCGGCAGAAGCTCACCCCGGACTATGAGCCTCTGTGTAAGCGGCAGGTCTTGTCGGGGTCGTTCCACCGTGCCGTCCAGAAGCCGAATGTCGAGATCGTCACCGACCGCATCGACAGAATCACGCCCACCGGGATCGTGACGATGGACGGCGTCGAGCGCGATTTCGACGTGATTGTGCTGGCCACCGGATTTCAGGCGCACAACTACATGCGGCCCATGAATCTGGTTGGCAAAGACGGATATTCGATTGACGAGGCCTGGGAGAAGGGTCCCAAGGCTTACCGGATGACCGCCATCCCCGGCTTCCCGAACTTCTTCACCGTGCTGGGCCCCAACTCGCCGACCGGGTCGATCTGGCTTCAGCACACGGCAGAGCGCACCGCCGAGTACATCATCAGCTGGCTGCATCGCTTCGCCCGTGGCGAGATCACCACGGTGGAAGTGAGCCGTGAGGCCACCGATGAGTTCAACGACCAAGCGCGCGAGGCGATGAAGCCCACGGTGTGGGCCACCGGCTGCAACTCCTGGTATCTCACCGAAGACGGATCGGTGGACCTGTGGCCCTTTGATCGAAAGACGATGGAGCGCATGCTCGCATCGCCCGAGGAGAGCCACTACATCGTGCAGTGATGCGCGTTAGCGCAGGTTGAACGTCGCGGGGTCCGGGCCGATGCGACCATCGGCGGCGTCGAGCCCGGTGATCCGCTCCACCTCGTCGGTGCTGAGCTCGAATCCGAACACATCGACGTTGGCCGCGATGCGCGCCGGCGTCACCGATTTGGGGATGACGACGTTGCCCAGCTGAAGATGCCACCGCAGGATCACCTGAGCGGCGCTCACCCCATGGGTCTCGGCGATGGCGCCGATCGTCGGGTCATCCAGGACGGTGCCCTGACCGAGCGGTGACCACGCCTCGGTGGCAATGCCGTACTCGGCGTGGAAGGCGCGCAGCTCGGGCTGGGTGAACCGGGGATGCAGCTCGATCTGGTTGAGAGCAGGTACTTCTCCGGTCTCGTCGATCAGCCGTTGGAGATTGTCGATGGTGAAATTGCTGACCCCGATGGCCCTGGCGCGGCCGTCGGCCTGAATGCGCTGCAGAGCCTTGAAGCTCGCCACGTATTCGTCGAGCTCGGGCACCGGCCAGTGGATGAGGTACAGGTCCACGTAATCGGTGCCCAGGCGTGCCAGAGAGGCGTCAAAGGCGCGCAGCGCGCTGTCGTAGCCCTGATCGGCATTCCACAGCTTCGTGGTCAGGAAGATATCGCCACGAGGAATCCCGGACTCTGCGATGGCGGCGCCGGTGCCCTCCTCGTTCTCGTACACCTTCGCGGTGTCGATGCTGCGATATCCGACCTGCAGCGCTGTCGACACGGCCGAGCGCGCCTCATCGTCGGGCACCTGCCATACCCCATAGCCGAGCTGGGGAATCGTGGTACCGGAATTGAGCGTCACATTGGGGACTACCTGGGGAACCGTCACGGTCAACCCAACACGGGCCGGCGCCGGGTATTCCCGGGGGACCTCGAGATAACAGAAACGCCCCGCTCCCAAACCTGGGAACGAGGCGTTGCTGGTGGTGCGCCGTCAGGGGCTCGAACCCCGGACCCGCTGATTAAGAGTCAGCTGCTCTACCAACTGAGCTAACGGCGCGTGAACGTGCGTGGAAGACCTTAGCAGCCCCGGTGCCCGTAACGAAAATTGTCGTCCCGGCGATAGCCCGGTCGCGTTGATTGAGGTGGTCGTCGACCTTCACGAGCCCGTACAATCATGGCTGAAATCGCATGCACGAGATTCAAAGGGAGCAAAGCATGACCCAGGGTCGTCCACGCCTGTTGGTTGGCGCGCGTCGGCGGTGGGCGTCCGTGCTCGTTCTCCCGATCGTGGCGATGGCTGTGCTGGCCGGGTGCTCGAGTACCGCGTCCCAGGAACCGCCGAAAGTCATTGACAAGGCAACGCCTTACGCCGATCTGTTGGTACCCAAGTTGGCGATGTCGGTGAAGGATGGCGCCGTCGGCGTCCCGGTCGATGCGCCCGTGACGGTGACTGCGGGCGAGGGCGTGCTCGGAACCGTCACCATGGTCAACTCCGATGGCAAAGAGATCGCCGGCGAGGTCGGTCCCGATGGTGTGAGCTGGTCCACCACCGAGCCGCTCGGCTATGACAAGCAGTACACCCTGAGTGCCGATGCCCGGGGCCTTGGCGGGCAGGCCCGTGCCAATGCGACGTTCCGCACTCATTCGCCGGACAACATGACGATGCCGTATGTCATGCCGGGGGACGGTGAGGTAGTCGGCATCGGGCAGACGGTCGCCATCAGGTTCGACGAGAGCATTCCGAATCGGGCCGCGGCAGAGAAGGCCATCAAGATCACCACGAACCCACCCGTCGAGGGTGCGTTCTATTGGTTGAACAACCGCGAAGTGCGTTGGCGCCCAGAGGCGTTCTGGGAGCCCGGAACATCGGTCGACGTGAAGGTCAACACCTACGGGGTGGACCTGGGCAACGGCGTCTTCGGGCAGGACAACGTGACGTCCCGTTTCGCCATCGGCGACGCGATCATCAGCCGCGTGGATGACAACAACAAGGTCGTCAACGTCGAGCGGAACGGCGAGATCATCAAGACGATGCCGACGTCGATGGGTAAGGACAAGGCGCCCACCAACAACGGCACCTACATCATCGGCGAGCGGTTCAAGGATCTGATCATGGATTCCTCGACCTACGGCGTCGCGGTCAATTCGCCCGACGGATACCGCACCAAGGTGCAGTACGCCACCCAGATGTCCTATAGCGGGATCTACGTGCACGCCGCACCGTGGTCCGTCGGTGCGCAGGGGCGCACCAACACCAGCCACGGCTGCCTGAATGTCAGCACCGCGAACGCAAAATGGTTCTACGAGAACACCAAACGTGGTGACATCGTGATCGTCTCCAACACCGTCGGCCCGGTGCTATCCGGTACCGAGGGCCTGGGTGACTGGAACATCCCGTGGTCGCAATGGAAGGCCGGAAACACCCGGAACTAGCGGTATCGCATCTGAGTGGTCCACCGCACGCTCACCGCTCAAGCTCGCTACGGGCTACTGCGAGGTCAACCACGGGCCGGTAAGCGGCGACACGCTCCGCGGTCCACCCGGGAAGACCGAGTGCCGCCTCGTCGGTGGCGATCCGATAGATCAACGCGCGGATCGACTAGATCCCCGATCCGCCACGTCCCGCCCTGGCCGCCGGGCAGCGCGACGGGTTCGCCGGACGTGCCGAATGCGGCCAGCACCGTCTTCGGCGGGATTGCATGCGGTGACGGCATATCACAGGGTCGCACTCGGACTCACGACTTGTATGCAACGTGCGCCCCGCTTCGGGCGTACGGGGCTTTCGGTCGGCCGTTTAGCCTTCGATGACCTTCTGATCGAGCACTCGCTTGGACGGCACCATGATGATCGACTTGGAGTTGTCGCGGTCGCGGTAGGCGGACTCCAGGATCGACGGGATGCTCTCGAGCTTGCCGTGCACGCTCATGAGCTGCTCCAGGATTGAGATGCGCTGCTGGCCAACCTCTTCCACCGAGCGGCGGGCCTGGTCCAGGCGGCGCTCGATCTGCTCGTCGGCCAGGCGCAGGCGGCGTTCTGCCTCGTCCTTGGCATCGGTAAGGCGCTTCTCGCACTCGGCCTGCGTGCTGCGTCGTTGCTCATCGACGGTCGATTGGGTGTCGGTACGCAGCTTGGTCAGCTCTTCGTCCAGCTCCGTCTCGGCCTTTTCGCGCCGCTTTGCCTCCGCCGAGCGGAGTCGCTCGGACTCGCTGACCGCCTGGGCGACAATCTGATTGGCTTCCTCGCGCGCACGCGCCATGACCTCGGTGTACTCGGTCTCCAGCGCGCTCTGTCGCGCCGCCATGTCGGCGAGCATTTCCTTGTGCTTAGTGCGCATGGCTTCGGCATCGGACTTGGCGGCGGCGACCAGCGCGGCCGACTCGGTGCGTGCCTCGCTCTGCATCTCGGAGACCTCATCGACGGCGATGCGGAGCATCTTGGCCATCCGGTCGGTCATCGCGTGCGCCGACGGTGAGGTGTCGTTGAGGTTGGATACCTCGTCCTTGAGGGAGGAGACCTGCTTGGTGGTTTCCTCGAGACGAGTCTTGAGAGTCTCCACGTCGTTCAGTCCGGACTGATGCATGATCGTCAGCCGGCTGATGTACTCGTTGACTTCGATCGGGTCGTACCCGTTGCGAGTGCGAGTGAAATTCCGAGTGGACTCGTTAGCGGTTGTCACGGTCACTAGTACCCCTTGAAGCAGGCCATGGAAGTAATGGGAGGGCGTTAGCCCGCGAAGAGTATGACACGCGTTACCAGTTCCCGTATACCAATGTTGGTAAAGACTGGATCGTGACGTAACCAGATTTACCGTGGTCGACATGCCTGGTCATGGGGCCAATATTGATCAGTACGTTCAGGTGTGATCGATGCCAGCATGCGCGCCGTGGATTCCCCGCCGGCGCGTCGCTTCGTGAAAGTGATTTGCTATCTAATTTTGACGACAGTCACTGCCGGTATGTGCTTTTCGGGCCTGTTGGTTTGCCATAGATCGCGTCGTGAAACGTATTGCCTACAGAGGGCGTTTCCTGAAACCGATCTTGATCGCTCGATCCCAGGTAGCGATAGTGCCGCCTACCTGATCGCGGTATGGGGTATCTAGCTCGGCGCGACGGTTCGTGCCGCGACCGTGTCGCGGACCAGGAAGAACGGCACGGCGGTGCCGACGGTCAGCGTCTCAGACGTTCGAACGTGAGAAACGGAATCGCCGCCTACTTGCGTAGACGGCGATTCCGATATGGGGTGGCTGACGGGACTCGAACCCGCGACAGCCAGGATCACAACCTGGTGCTCTACCAACTGAACTACAGCCACCATTGCCGCGCGAAGCGGCGTGAAAGATCTTAACCGGTGAGGGCGCCTTAGGCCGAATCGGTATCCGGAGCGTTATCCAAGTTCGCCACGATCGCGACAAGGTCACTGGTAGAGGGCCCGGGGTCGGGAACGAATGCCGCGCGCCGGTAGTAGCGCAGCTCGCGGATCGACTCCTTGATGTCGGCGAGGGCCCGGTGGGCCAATCCCTTGTCGGGCTGGCCGAAGTAGATCCGCGGGTACCAGCGGCGGCAGAGCTCCTTGATGGAGCTGACGTCGATCATCCGGTAATGCAGGAAGTCATCGAGCTGCGGCATATCCCGTGCGATGAATCCGCGGTCGGTGGCAATGGAGTTCCCGGCCAGGGGAGCGACCTTGGCGGCGGGCACATGCTGGCGGATGTAGTCGAGCACCAGCGCCTCGGCCTCTTCCAGGGTGACCGTCGACTTGCGGACCTCATTGGTGAGCCCGGACTTGGCATGCATGTCCTTGACCACCGGAGGCATCGCGGCCAGGGCCGCGTCATCGGCGTGAATGACGAGGTCGATGCCCTCGCCGAGGATGTTGAGATCGCCGTCGGTGACAAGGGCGGCGATCTCGATCAGCTTGTCCGAGCCGAGGTCGAGCCCCGTCATCTCGCAGTCGATCCAGACCAGTTCTTCGCGTGGAGCGCTCACAGTCTGACCACAGTAGCGGTACGTGTGATCCGCGAGTGTGACGTCAGCACGGAATTTCGCGAGCAATCCTGTGTCGACGCCACACCGAGCGATGACGGAGTCGCTTTGGGGCGTTAGGGTCGTGGCCATGGCCGAGCAGACCACCGCGGGAGCCACGCCCGCACAGCAGATCGCCGCCGGATACGCCACCACAGGTCAGGCACTTGAACTGGGGTCGGTCGTGGTGGACGGCACCGTCGACCCGGCGGCGCGTATCCGCATTCCGTTGGCGACCCTCAACCGGCACGGCCTCATCGCCGGCGCGACCGGTACAGGCAAGACCAAGACCCTTCAGGTGATCGCCGAGCAGCTCAGCGCCGCCGGAGTGCCTGTGGTCATGGCCGACGTCAAGGGCGACCTGTCCGGCATCTCCAAGCCCGGCGAGGCCAGCGATAAGACGGCGGCTCGCG is a window from the Mycobacteroides salmoniphilum genome containing:
- a CDS encoding response regulator, whose translation is MTDTEVGVLLVDDQELVRTGLRRILRRKDGFSIVGECADGSEVAAAVVRGRPDVVVMDLRMKQMSGIEAIRLLHAADGPPALALTTFDDDELLSGALRAGAAGFILKDSPAEELVRAVHAVARGEAYLDPAVTSRVLSAYRRAPAATTGHAEDKLTVREMDVLALIASGATNSEIAEQLVISEVTVKSHIGRIFVKLDLRDRAAAIVYAYDQGIATPK
- a CDS encoding DUF1003 domain-containing protein, which encodes MSDASARQRLDTPRTSRGLSLGLDVEAVGRVSENIARFLGTGRYLAMQTVFVIVWIILNLSAVTLQWDPYPFILLNLAFSTQAAYAAPLILLAQNRQENRDRVSLEEDRRRAEQTKADTEYLARELAALRLAVGEVTTRDYLRRELEELHDAIAALREK
- a CDS encoding magnesium transporter MgtE N-terminal domain-containing protein yields the protein MAAVSKVFAARLSGLVVLGPDGESIGRVRDVVIAIGVTRKQPRVIGLVVEMLTRRRIFVPMLRVTAIEPGSVTLNTGNVSLRRFEQRPSEALVLGQVLDTTVRTDDPELDQFHDVDLVVVDLGIEQTRTRDWVVTRVAVRSPRRLGRRSGVQVTGWNHIHGLTPSALNLPGQGVAQLMLQFEGMRPVEVADAIRELPPKRRDEVLAAFDDERLADILQELPEDDQAEVLTKLEDERAADVLEAMDPDDAADLLGELSPAEAESLLALMDPEDSEPVRRLLTHSPNTAGGMMTPEPVILSPNTTVAEALARVRDPDLTPALSSLIFVVRPPTATPTGRYLGCVHLQRLLREPPYAIVGGILDTDLPYLDAEAPLAEVTRYFAAYNLVCGPVIDRENHLLGAVTVDDVLDHLMPDGWRADEPESVSGGDRS
- a CDS encoding TetR/AcrR family transcriptional regulator, translating into MTSSPSTLSRAERKKLEMRQEILDAAFACFAEQGYHATGVADIAGRIGIGHGTFYRYFKSKRDIIEHVIDDVTGQIFHAIGAENAAGLADDIEQYRQQSVRIGAALADLFRDNPQLPLLLLEAGSVDNELRERVFGMLATSDQLTEAYLRHGVEKGYLRADLDTEYTARAVTGMILATGLHASRGGEVQDSERFSAAVIALMYGGIGS
- a CDS encoding SDR family oxidoreductase, which encodes MSRYPKIELPGAVVVITGGARGIGAATARLFAEKGADVWIGDVDDVVAKETANTIPRAQAGALDVTKPESWTSFLDRVRAESGPVDILINNAGVMPLGGFVEENERTTDLILDVNVRGPLNGARAALPEMVARGRGHIVNVASMAGKLAVPGMVTYNASKFGAVGLSVALRKEYGDSGVSISSVLPSAVRTELASGAPLGKGMPTVDPEDVAAAIVRSIDTRRAQISVPGWLAFVWGLVELFVPEPVERLGRRLIDDRRALTSLDLNARGAYIERIERQSQEHQK
- a CDS encoding flavin-containing monooxygenase, translated to MSDRRQPKVVVVGAGMAGIAVGHKLKEAGFDDFTILEKGDDVGGVWYWNRYPGLTCDVPSQAYQYPFAPRMDWPRLFATGGEIQAYHRQVAEDLGVMSHIRCGQEVTAAAFTGAGWRVTTAAGETLECDFLIAATGVLHHPNIPDIPGLDSFQGKVVHTARWDDSVVLEGKRVAVIGTGSTGVQVVSAMQPVVDQVTSFIRTPQWVLWAPMAMRQPKFVAKVLEALPTERIVRFSALTGTDALVNIVTRPGWGRRLVQQYARACLHLIRDKELRQKLTPDYEPLCKRQVLSGSFHRAVQKPNVEIVTDRIDRITPTGIVTMDGVERDFDVIVLATGFQAHNYMRPMNLVGKDGYSIDEAWEKGPKAYRMTAIPGFPNFFTVLGPNSPTGSIWLQHTAERTAEYIISWLHRFARGEITTVEVSREATDEFNDQAREAMKPTVWATGCNSWYLTEDGSVDLWPFDRKTMERMLASPEESHYIVQ
- a CDS encoding aldo/keto reductase, with translation MTLNSGTTIPQLGYGVWQVPDDEARSAVSTALQVGYRSIDTAKVYENEEGTGAAIAESGIPRGDIFLTTKLWNADQGYDSALRAFDASLARLGTDYVDLYLIHWPVPELDEYVASFKALQRIQADGRARAIGVSNFTIDNLQRLIDETGEVPALNQIELHPRFTQPELRAFHAEYGIATEAWSPLGQGTVLDDPTIGAIAETHGVSAAQVILRWHLQLGNVVIPKSVTPARIAANVDVFGFELSTDEVERITGLDAADGRIGPDPATFNLR
- a CDS encoding L,D-transpeptidase — encoded protein: MTQGRPRLLVGARRRWASVLVLPIVAMAVLAGCSSTASQEPPKVIDKATPYADLLVPKLAMSVKDGAVGVPVDAPVTVTAGEGVLGTVTMVNSDGKEIAGEVGPDGVSWSTTEPLGYDKQYTLSADARGLGGQARANATFRTHSPDNMTMPYVMPGDGEVVGIGQTVAIRFDESIPNRAAAEKAIKITTNPPVEGAFYWLNNREVRWRPEAFWEPGTSVDVKVNTYGVDLGNGVFGQDNVTSRFAIGDAIISRVDDNNKVVNVERNGEIIKTMPTSMGKDKAPTNNGTYIIGERFKDLIMDSSTYGVAVNSPDGYRTKVQYATQMSYSGIYVHAAPWSVGAQGRTNTSHGCLNVSTANAKWFYENTKRGDIVIVSNTVGPVLSGTEGLGDWNIPWSQWKAGNTRN
- a CDS encoding DivIVA domain-containing protein translates to MTVTTANESTRNFTRTRNGYDPIEVNEYISRLTIMHQSGLNDVETLKTRLEETTKQVSSLKDEVSNLNDTSPSAHAMTDRMAKMLRIAVDEVSEMQSEARTESAALVAAAKSDAEAMRTKHKEMLADMAARQSALETEYTEVMARAREEANQIVAQAVSESERLRSAEAKRREKAETELDEELTKLRTDTQSTVDEQRRSTQAECEKRLTDAKDEAERRLRLADEQIERRLDQARRSVEEVGQQRISILEQLMSVHGKLESIPSILESAYRDRDNSKSIIMVPSKRVLDQKVIEG
- the orn gene encoding oligoribonuclease, which encodes MSAPREELVWIDCEMTGLDLGSDKLIEIAALVTDGDLNILGEGIDLVIHADDAALAAMPPVVKDMHAKSGLTNEVRKSTVTLEEAEALVLDYIRQHVPAAKVAPLAGNSIATDRGFIARDMPQLDDFLHYRMIDVSSIKELCRRWYPRIYFGQPDKGLAHRALADIKESIRELRYYRRAAFVPDPGPSTSDLVAIVANLDNAPDTDSA